Part of the Salminus brasiliensis chromosome 2, fSalBra1.hap2, whole genome shotgun sequence genome, CATAcgctatacagacaaaagtaggGACACTGCTTATCTGAGTTTCTGCCAAAATCATCTGTAAGTAACTATCTAGTGTGTAGGGAAGATTTTCTAATACATTTTGGAGCAcagttgtgaggatttgattgcaggatgctgaatgatcaccttctcACCTAATCCCCAattccccaaatcatcccaaaagtattaaatcATTCCAGattacacagttccactgctccacagctaaatgatgggggagaggggggcTTATACTCCCTAtaccacacctggcattaggttcatgtttatctgctccagagagtcttattctattggcagtacttctctacagggactagacaagttgtgtgtgcacatctgtgtcagtaataggGGAACccaaagtagttgaatgcattcattagaagaaatctggacatatagtgtatgtgagaGATGAGATGAGACTCACTGTTGCAGTGATCACAAGCATAGATGGCTCCTTCTAAAGCCTCAGTCTCCGTAAACTTGGCCAACATCTCAGTCAATCCACATGGAACCTGTGCAGCATCCTTACTGTTGCTATGGTAGCGCTCTGGAAATTCTAATGACAGATCCCAGAACGGCTCCACCGTGTTAGAGCGGTGATCGCAAGCCAAACACCTCACCTACACAACAAAATACAACATTATAATCATATAACATTTCAAAATGTACTTGATGAAAAGTACATTTTTGTTAGGCACAAGTCATTAGAATTTTTGGAATTAGAGCTCCTTACCTGACTCAAAAGCTGGCCATGAAAGATGGTGTTTACCACGCTGAGCACCTGTTTGATAAGccgtctctgattggctggcacaGTGGCGGGCGTTAATGTTCCAGTTCGCTCCAGCTCATGCTGGACCTTGTCCAGGAGCTCGCACAAAAACTCCTGTGCATCCTGTTGTGCGTAGCCTCTGAACGCTGGGATCAGCTGCCACACTGAGTGCAGCATTGCAAAGGGTGACACCAGGGCCCATTTCCCTGACCACATCACCTACAAACAGAGACCCACATACCCTGATTAGGCTCCACAGCATGATATACAACAGCTTCATTCACATGGAGGTGCCAAGGTTAGCATTACTCTGCCAAATTCTGTTCTGAAACACCACCTCGAGATCATTTCATAATTTAGCCTTATCAAAAAGTTGGTTTAAAGCAATTCAAGCCGCCgggtgtaaatctctgacctcacAACAATAAATGCATAAGGACAAACAGAAAAGAATTGCATGCTAAGAAATCTTACATGTTACCAGAATGTGATTATTTTCCAAATAATTATTGAAATATAATAACTTACAAACATGTAAACTACTTGTAATGGAATATAGACAATAAACACAGTACATCATGCTGCTATTCTTGAATTTTAACATTTACTACAAGAAACTGAACTGCCAGCTTCAGATGCAGATTCAGACCCGTAATAGCTTGTTCCCTATAGTCAAAGAACCATGTACCTGGAATAAAGTGTGTAACTCATGACAAAGAGAGATGTGTTTGGAGCTAGGCTCTTTGGGCTGGATGAGCTCCATACTCCGTGAGCGAGATGCCCCTCCACTGAGCCCTGAGCCTGGTCCGGAGGCTTTAGGCTGAGTGCCGTGCTGAGCGGAGAGCCCTAGCTTACGGCTGACGGCGGATGCCAGCAGCTCAAGGGCCTGGTTCAGATCGAGTCTTAAAAAGCATTCCCTAAAAACGTGCAGGTGACTCAAAACCTGTAGTATGGAGTTCATGTAGCACGTGTTGCCAAGGTTACGCAGGCCCGTCACACCTGGCGTGACAGTGGGCCGCCTTTTGATAGGAGAGTCGCCCGGTGATTTTGGGGGTGGCGCTCGAGTCTGTTTGGCCTTGGTCTGGGGCCTTGGCCTCTTTTGAGGCGTTTTGCTTTTAGGAGTCCGTACAGCAGGGGGTGGAGCCGGTTTGTGTTTGACAGATTTAATTGGATTGACTGGTCCAGTTACAGCAGAGGCCGCTTTCTGGCTCTGCCGTCGAATGCGGTGACTTTTCCGGGGCGGAACACTCTCCAGCTCCTCCCTGAGCTGTCGTTTAAGCTTCCGCCTCCTCTCTCGtgcctccctctttctctcctcctcttcctccagctgCCGTGCTTCCTCCAGACGCTTCCTACCGCGGTCCGTCTGCTCAAACCAGACGCGAAAGATGCGGCCCATCAGGGCCCGGCGGCGGTGCCACAGTGCCGTGAACATGCGATCCTCGTCTCGCAGCTGCAGCTCCCGCGTATTGCCGTGAGCCGGCTGCTCGGGCGGGGCTGCAGCAGAGCGCAGTGTGCGTCCACTCCGCGTAGTGACTTCATAGCGCTGGCTCTTTATGGCGCTAAGCGTGCTGCGCAGCAGCTTCAGATCACCCGTAGCGTTGTCGTTCAGCACATAGTCGTCACAGAGGTAGCAGAAGACGTACAGCTCGTTCACCTCCATGGCCAAAGGGTGGTGCTGCTCCTGCAGGATGAACAGAGAAGCCTCTCAACAACAGATCGAGCAGAcaaattgtgaaaaaaaaaaagttcggAATAAAATGAGTAAttataacttattattattattaatattaataagtaaTTATAATATAAGCATGTGCTCATTATGGGGGAGGGGGGATACTGAGCTGCTTCCAAAAAAGTActacaaataaaagaaatgcaTACAATTACATTATTTCCAAAATAAATTAATCTTAAAgtctataaattatttaaaaattatataatacatCCTCGAGAGTTAAAGTGACATGCTCCTGTGAGTAAGGACATCATAATATGAAAGAATATGATCCTAGATATGGACTAAGAGTTCTATAAAGCCCTATAAAAACAAGCCCAGAAATATAGAATAATTAATCAACATTTTGGAGTGTAAATTACAGAGCAATCACTAGTCTCCAAATGGCATAAGAGGGTATAAACAATCCACCACCGCACAGCACATTTGCATACCTGGAAGTGCTGAAGTGCATGCTCTTCTATGTAGCGTCCACAGGCCACGTGCGAACAGCTGAGGCACGCCCACACAGACTCGGTGGTATTGCAGTCCACGCAGTGCCATTTCTGCGGGTTCAAGATGGAGTGGTCCCGCGCAAGCCTCAAGCGACCTACGTGCTTACACCTGTCCATCACAGTCACAACCACTTCACATCACCATGGTGAAGGCAGCCAGTGGTACAACTACCTTCTCCCAGGGCATGGCTTATCTGGAGAGACAGATGGAAACGGGATCAgcggaaggaaaaaaaatctgtatgaAACATTGTCATATTCAAGCTTCAATCCCAACAACACCGCTCCACTGTTAACAACACTGCTGTAATCCACTGCTGGGAAAATAATGACACGTAGGCTACCCACTGAAAGGCCTTTAACTGTTAGTGAGCCCTACATGAGAGTTCTGAAACATCCATAAAATTAAAAGCAGGACCCACACCTACACTCCAGTTTTCACTCTGTCATGTTATAAAGACTCGACCTGGTTAgaataaacaacataaaactTTCTGATTGGTCAAATGTGACCATGTTTTGTATATTAGCACCTCTGAATGAACATCTAACAATATCCATGTAGAGGTCGACCGatatttgcctttttttttctgcattggTTGATATCCGTGCTTAGTAGCGCTGATTTCAAGCCAGGCACGACTGAGGGCAGCCCCGTGTTTTTAGTAAAAGATGGGTAGAGTGAGGAAGAC contains:
- the usp44 gene encoding ubiquitin carboxyl-terminal hydrolase 44, encoding MDRCKHVGRLRLARDHSILNPQKWHCVDCNTTESVWACLSCSHVACGRYIEEHALQHFQEQHHPLAMEVNELYVFCYLCDDYVLNDNATGDLKLLRSTLSAIKSQRYEVTTRSGRTLRSAAAPPEQPAHGNTRELQLRDEDRMFTALWHRRRALMGRIFRVWFEQTDRGRKRLEEARQLEEEEERKREARERRRKLKRQLREELESVPPRKSHRIRRQSQKAASAVTGPVNPIKSVKHKPAPPPAVRTPKSKTPQKRPRPQTKAKQTRAPPPKSPGDSPIKRRPTVTPGVTGLRNLGNTCYMNSILQVLSHLHVFRECFLRLDLNQALELLASAVSRKLGLSAQHGTQPKASGPGSGLSGGASRSRSMELIQPKEPSSKHISLCHELHTLFQVMWSGKWALVSPFAMLHSVWQLIPAFRGYAQQDAQEFLCELLDKVQHELERTGTLTPATVPANQRRLIKQVLSVVNTIFHGQLLSQVRCLACDHRSNTVEPFWDLSLEFPERYHSNSKDAAQVPCGLTEMLAKFTETEALEGAIYACDHCNNKRRRFCSKQVVLTEAQKQLMVYKLPHVLRLHLKRFRWSGRNHREKIGVHVKFEQELNMEPYCCKDSNTSPRPQHFLYQLSAVVMHHGKGFGSGHYTAFCYNTEGGFWVHCNDSKLSVCAVEEVCKAQAYILFYTQRSSQDKSKASDL